Proteins encoded within one genomic window of Xiphophorus maculatus strain JP 163 A chromosome 11, X_maculatus-5.0-male, whole genome shotgun sequence:
- the LOC111610024 gene encoding centrosomal protein of 135 kDa-like yields MGQILDLFRQEGSKVSQHNKASSSDSGNEEIQQILARESEKLNGILEEVNMMSIERQSLIKANEELKIKVIDTEKAALAKDKELKKLLVVNRTLKDDNTALKQKNTTLGQKTTALEEDKNKLEQKNTALEKEKNTLHQENSILKQVNTVLEEENTFFEQKSKVLEKEKTALEQKYTTQISNLEQRISTLEQENTDQRERISTLDEENTAQRERFSRTVRVNGILEHRTRLLERQNFVYEHENRDLHHVLNLRRGQHEQDKTSQMLTITALEVKCTALEQKNTTLEDEKTALEKEKTALEEENTALEQKSITLQQRITYLEQINKSLELINASQEQVNSTLKQENSALKQENSLPSVSRPASRAS; encoded by the coding sequence atggGGCAGATTTTGGATTTGTTCAGACAAGAAGGATCAAAAGTGAGTCAGCACAATAAGGCTTCATCTTCTGATTCTGGGAATGAAGAAATACAACAGATCTTGGCTAGAGAGTCAGAGAAGCTAAATGGCATCTTGGAAGAAGTCAACATGATGTCCATTGAGAGACAGTCGCTGATCAAAGCAAATGAGGAGCTGAAGATTAAAGTTATAGACACAGAAAAAGCTGCACTTGCAAAAGACAAGGAATTAAAAAAGCTGTTGGTTGTAAACAGAACTTTAAAGGACGATAACACCGcattgaagcagaaaaacactaCACTGGGGCAAAAAACCACCGCCTTGGAAGAGGACAAAAACAagctggagcagaaaaacaccgccctggagaaggaaaaaaatacccTACATCaggaaaacagcattttaaaacaggTAAATACCGTCTTGGAGGAGGAAAACACCTTCTTCGAGCAGAAAAGTAAGgtcctggaaaaagaaaagactgccTTGgagcagaaatacaccactcaaATCAGCAACCTGGAGCAGAGAATTTCCACATTAGAACAGGAAAACACCGATCAGAGGGAAAGAATTTCCACATTAGACGAGGAAAACACCGCTCAGAGGGAGAGATTCTCTCGTACAGTGCGGGTAAATGGCATCCTGGAGCACAGAACAAGGCTTTTGGAACGGCAAAACTTTGTTTATGAGCACGAGAACAGAGACCTGCATCACGTTCTGAATTTGAGAAGAGGGCAACACGAGCAGGACAAAACCTCCCAGATGCTAACTATCACTGCTCTGGAGGTGAAATGCACTGccctggagcagaaaaacactaCCCTGGAGGATGAAAAGACCGCTTTGGAGAAGGAAAAGACCGCTCTGGAGGAAGAGAACACCGCTCTGGAGCAAAAAAGTATCACCCTGCAGCAGAGAATAACCTACTTGGAGCAAATAAACAAGAGTTTGGAGCTGATAAATGCCTCCCAGGAGCAGGTGAACAGCACACTGAAGCAGGAGAACAGTGCTCTGAAGCAGGAGAATAGCCTCCCGTCGGTCTCTCGGcctgcctccagggcttcgtag
- the LOC102227732 gene encoding E3 ubiquitin-protein ligase RNF167-like: MAHLAVWWKRTRLSVFLLAFSCMYFPSPTHAYIFVRYKNQTDLMFEDLPALFGPSLPKQGLMGVLVVSHPLNGCTTMDPPPPLTTNYDANTTKFIALIRRFDCNFDIKILNAQQAGYSAAIVHNLNSNLLLNMNFSNETIADQIEIPSVFTSSYAARRLKEEVIPEHGAYVILKPDLVFPLSYYLIPFTGVLGMIIIVMCVILVIRCVQYRKRLRKNRLTKEQLKRIPTHKFRKGDDYDLCAICLDEYEEGDKLRVLPCSHAYHCKCVDPWLTLTKKTCPVCKQRVTRNNPEHSESDSEEEAGGRGEEEAAQGEGDSERTPLLRPSNPGSPSRNPSAYSATTTTTAQCLVSPTQRDSPVLGYDGYYSPQEDTDSESGDGGEDEHHSEDDTARLIGRNGVVV; this comes from the exons ATGGCCCACCTTGCTGTGTGGTGGAAGCGCACTCGGCTGAGTGTCTTTTTACTCGCTTTCAGCTGCATGTATTTCCCCTCACCAACACATGCATATATATTTGTt CGTTATAAAAACCAGACCGACCTAATGTTTGAGGACCTACCTGCTTTGTTTGGACCTTCTCTTCCAAAGCAGGGATTGATG GGAGTTTTGGTAGTCTCCCATCCACTCAATGGTTGTACAACAATggatcctcctcctccactgaCAACAAACTATGATGCCAACACCACTAAATTTATTGCTCTCATCAGGCGCTTTGATTGCAATTTTGACATAAAG ATTTTAAATGCACAGCAGGCTGGATACAGCGCAGCAATCGTTCACAACTTGAACTCTAACCTTCTTCTCAACATGAACTTTAGCAATG aGACTATTGCAGATCAGATTGAAATTCCCTCTGTGTTCACCAGCTCCTATGCTGCAAGAAGGCTTAAGGAGGAAGTAATTCCAGAACACgg GGCCTATGTGATACTCAAGCCGGATTTAGTTTTTCCACTTTCGTACTACCTTATTCCATTCACTGGGGTACTAGGGATGATTATTATTGTGATGTGTGTAATCCTA GTTATACGGTGTGTGCAGTACAGAAAACGTCTGAGGAAAAATCGTTTGACCAAGGAGCAACTGAAGCGCATTCCAACTCACAAGTTCAGGAAAG GAGATGACTATGATTTGTGTGCCATCTGTCTTGATGAGTATGAAGAAGGAGACAAGCTGAGAGTTTTACCTTGCTCACATG catatcaTTGCAAGTGCGTCGACCCGTGGCTCACCCTGACCAAGAAGACCTGTCCCGTGTGCAAACAACGCGTGACCCGAAACAACCCGGAGCATTCCGAGTCCGACTCTGAGGAGGAAGCCGGAGGCCGGGGAGAGGAGGAAGCAGCACAGGGCGAAGGAGACTCTGAGCGCACCCCTCTGCTGCGCCCGTCCAACCCCGGGTCTCCGTCTAGGAACCCGTCGGCCTACTCAGCCACCACCACCACTACTGCCCAGTGCCTCGTCTCTCCAACACAACGCGACTCCCCCGTCCTGGGCTATGATGGCTACTACTCCCCACAGGAGGACACTGACTCAGAAAGTGGTGACGGAGGAGAGGATGAGCACCACAGCGAGGACGACACAGCTCGGCTCATTGGTAGGAACGGAGTGGTGGTCTGA